The following DNA comes from Pirellulales bacterium.
GTTTCTGGCCGCTCTTTAGACCATTTATTAACTGACGTCACGCCTGCGCTGCGCCAACGGCGTCCCCCGCATTAGTCCCCGCCCCGGGGCAGGGCTAGAATTAAGTGGTATGCGGAGTGCATTGTTAGGCCTGGGATGACTTGCCGCCGATGCTCGAATTGCCAATCTATATGGACAACCACGCCACGACGCGCGTCGATCCGCGCGTCGTGCAGGCGATGTTGCCCTACCTAACGGATCACTACGGCAACCCCGGCAGCGTGAATCACTCCTTTGGCGCGCAGGCCAAGGAAGCGGTCGACGTGGCCCGCGCCGAAATCGCCGCGGCGATTGGCGCCGGCCCGCGCGACATTGTCTTTACAAGCGGAGCCACCGAGAGCAACAACCTGGCGCTGCGCGGCATCGCCGATCGAGTTCGCCGCCGCGGCAACCATCTGATCAGTGTCACCACCGAGCATAAGGCCGTGCTCGATCCGCTGGCGAGGCTCGCACGCCGCGGGTTCGAGGTCACGCTGCTACCGGTCGAACAGGCGGGCACCGATCGCGCAGGCTTACTAGACGTCGCACGCATCGCCGACGCGATTCGCCCCGATACGTTGTTGGTGTCGGTCATGATGGCCAATAACGAGATCGGCATCATCCAACCGCTGGCCGAGATCTCCGCGCTGTGCCGCGCGCGCGGGGCGCTGCTGCATTGCGACGCCACGCAGGCCGTGGGTAAGATGCCAGTCGACGTCGACACGTTGGGGGTCGACCTGATGAGTTTTAGCGCGCACAAGATATACGGACCTAAGGGTGTTGGCGCGCTGTATGTGCGTCGCCGCAACGCCGCCGCCCGGCTGCTACCCCAGATCGACGGCGGCGGGCAAGAAGGAGGCGTCCGCAGCGGCACGTTGAACGTGCCCGGCATCGTCGGCTTCGCCCGGGCACTCACGTTGTGCCTGGCAGAGATGCCGACCGAGCGCACGCGCTTGGCCGCGCTGCGCAATCGCCTTTTCGAGGGATTGTCGCAAAAGCTGGAAGGCGTGACGTTGAATGGCCCAGCGCTCGCGGACGAGCTCCGCCTGCCGGGCAATCTCAACGCCAGCTTCGCCTACGTCAATGGCGAAGCCCTGATGATGAGCATCCAGCATCTGGCAGTTAGCTCGGGCAGCGCCTGCACGTCGGCCAATCCCGAGCCGAGCCACGTCCTGCGGGCCCTGGGTCTGGACGAGGACCAGACGCGGGCCAGCCTGCGATTCGGCCTGGGGCGATTCAACTCCAGCGACGAAGTCGAATATGCCATCGACAGCGTGGCAGAATCGGTCGAGCGGCTGCGCAAGCTCAGCAGCCTGGCCTAAGCGGTCGCTCGCGCCACTCGCGCTGAAGGTTTCCCCCCGATCGTGTTTACCAAATAATTTGAAACCGCGTGCTTCAAACGCTAGCATCTACTCCCACTAGCGGGTTTCCGAACTTCTCAATGGGGGTAGAACGATGTGTCGCATCAGTTTGCTGGCTGTTGCTCTTCTTGTTGGTCTGTCGACGGTCAATGGTCGCGAATGGACAGACTCGACTGGCCAGTTCCACCGCGAGGCCGAGTTGACGGAGTACCGCGTCAACGAGGTCGTACTGAAAAAACAGAGTGGAGTATCGGTCGTCGTCCCGGTGGAAAGATTGAGTGTTGCCGACCGAGAATATCTCGGCAATTTTGCCCGTGAGACTCTGAATATCGATGAGCCGGCAAGCGGCGCCGAACCTGCTGTGTATGAAGATGGGCCCGCGGAATCGGCCGGTTCAAACAGCAAGGGGCGACCGAACGCTGCCCCAGTTGCGACCCTTGCCTCGTATGTGGAAGACGAGGAACTTGCCGCTCCGGAAGACGAAGCCGCGGCTGGGACGTACGCTTACAAACGGATCTTCAGCGGCTGCCGTTCGACCTTCCATCTTATCCATAACGGTGGGACTGGAGCATTCTGGCTGCGGCACCACAATGGTCATTGCCACCACTACCTGACGAACCTGAAAAGGGTCCCTCCGCCGCCGTTCGCATTGCCGGGTTACGTATTTTATAAAGTCATGGACCCTCCGGTCGCGGCACACGTCACGCATATTGCCCTGTTGGATCAGGAAACTCCTTGGTGCCAGCGCAACCCCGTCTGGATTCAACGGCCGGGCTCGAACTATTGGCACTTTTTCGAGTGGGACTATCGCGAGGTGCTGCATCCCTAATTCGGGCATGGCGGCCAAGCCGGAAGGGGATTCCAGCGGCGGCCCCTCAGGTGTCCGCCGTGCCGCCGACGTGAATCCGAACTCCGGGGCGAACGCCATCTCGACGACAATGTCAAGACAAGCTATTGATGGCTTTGGTCGCTACTAAGGCAAATGGGCCGGAAACGGCCCGTTTGCCTGTCGTGGCACGGGGAAAAGGCCGGTTTCAGGCGCTCTTCCCTTCCGGCGTTGGATTGTATAATTAAGACACATTCCGTTGCGAAAAACCCTTCCCTATCGGAGGCTTAGGACATTCATGGCTGTCATGCTCAGCGAAAAGGCCGCAAAAGAGGTCAAGCGGATCATCGAAGAACAAAAGCTCGGACCTGAGACCGTGCTGCGGGTAGGCGTCGCTGGCGGCGGCTGCAGTGGTTTCCAATACAGCCTCGGTTTCGACAAGGCCTTCGACGAGAAGATCGACTCGAAGTACGAGTATCACGGCGTGCCGGTCGTGGTCGACAAGAAGAGCGCTCTGTACCTCGACGGCACGACGGTCGACTTCTACGACGGTCTCGAGAAGCGCGGCTTCACGTTCGACAACCCGAACGCAGTGAAGAGCTGCGGCTGCGGCAGCTCGTTCCAGGCCTAGGCCAGGCGCGCGTCGACGAATAATTGTCGATTGCAAAAGAACGAACCATTCAACCACCCTCGTCTGGCCACGCGCCCGGCGAGGGTGGTTTTTTTGCGCGCGTGCAGGCCCACCGGTGTGCATCGCGGCCGTGGGCCGGGCTATTCCATGATCGGTACTGCGAGCATTACATACATAAATATTGCGGCAAACGCGATGACGGTGACTACCAGACCGCTGAATGCGCCGTGCGACGTCTTACCGAACAAGGCGCCAATCGCTCCGCCAAATGCTGCAGGCGCCATAAAGCAAATAAAGACCACCATGTCCGGATACTTAGGGAACAAGGTCAGCGACCGAACGCCAATCGCGGCGAAAGCAATGCTCCGCAGAAGCCGGATCGTATTGAACTGAAAAGTCATCACTTTCGCGCTGCTAACCGACGCCGCGGTTCCGGCGGGGAACCCCTTGTTGTCCCGATTCGGTGCTGCTACCCCACGATACCGGCCTGCCGGCTCGGGCAGTGCGTCAGGAAATGGCTTCCTGGGGCGTACTAATAGCAGAGCAAGCGGTGGCGATCCCGGAATTAATCCTACGCGGGTACATATGATGACCAGACGTACAACTGCCGTCGGCTTGATCCTGGTTCTGATTGCCATCCCTCGCGGCGCCAGCGCCGACATCGCCTTTGACAACGCCGCCAACGTCCCGGCGAACGGGATACAGAATTGGGTTGGCAACCTGGGACTGGATTTCATCGTTAGTAGCCTCGTCACCGTGACGCAATTAGGAGCGTTCGACAATGGTGACACGGCGAATTTAAGCGGCACTGTTGGCGCCGGGGTTACGGTCGGAATTTTCGACGTAACGTCCGGGCTTCTTGCGGCGCCGAGCTTGATCATCACGCCGTCCAGCGTGGGTTCACAGATCAATGGCGACTTCCTGGTCGATGTTACACCTTTCGATCTGTCGCCTGGAACCTACAGCATCGTGACGCTGAATGACGCGAACTATAACACCGGCTTTGGCTATGGCGTGCAGACAACCATGAACGACGGCGGCGGGCTGTTGGATTTTTCTAGCAACCCGTCCTTAACCGCCCGCTGGGACACAGGGAGCGGATTTGAATTCCCAGTTTCCAGCGTGGCCAATCCGCATGGAGCAGATTCCGGCGAAGCGGTGCCCGTCCCTCGATTCGCCGCGGGCACGTTCGCCTTTCAAGCGGCCGCGACCGTGCCTGAACCTGCGTCGCTAGCGATGTGGGCTTCGATGATCGCGCTGGCCATGTGTGGACATTGTCGCAAATTCCGACCGCAGACCAGCTAGCCAGGGGCAAGCGAAACGGCGCGAAGTAGTATCTCCAGGACATTCGGCCGCTTGCGAATTCGGTTATCAAACGGCGACTTTGCGGTTCTCTCGCACTCCTGGTCCCGCTAGTTGTGGCGCCCTATCCGCCGCGACTACAATAGAACCTCGCACCGGGGCCGCCGCGCGTTCCGCCACTGTTGTCCCGGTGCGTCGCCATTCACTTTCGCACCGCACTTTCCCGCGAGGATTTCCATGACCGATAAGAACATCAACTACGAAGTGCTGCCGGCGGGGATGGCGATGGACGAAACCGACGTCAACCTGCGCAGCTACTTCAGCCGCATGTCGGACGAGAAGTTGACCGAGTACGACCAGCGCTGGACCGACGACCAGGTGATGGCCTGGGACGACAACTTCCGCGACGATGGCGCGCTGTTCCTGGTCTGCAGCGAGCGCGACGTCGAGATCGAGGAATATCGCCGCGTGCTGGCCGAGCATATCCGCTTCCGCTTCCACGGCGTCCCGAAGTAGGTCGGCCGCTGTCAGCGCTATCGCGCGGGCTGCCACGCGCCCGGGACCGCCTGCCGGGGTGCCATGTCCACGCACGCGTGGACATGCCTTCTAAATGGCCCGGCAACCAACTTGCGAAGACTTCAAACGACGAATTACACGAATGAA
Coding sequences within:
- a CDS encoding aminotransferase class V-fold PLP-dependent enzyme; the encoded protein is MLELPIYMDNHATTRVDPRVVQAMLPYLTDHYGNPGSVNHSFGAQAKEAVDVARAEIAAAIGAGPRDIVFTSGATESNNLALRGIADRVRRRGNHLISVTTEHKAVLDPLARLARRGFEVTLLPVEQAGTDRAGLLDVARIADAIRPDTLLVSVMMANNEIGIIQPLAEISALCRARGALLHCDATQAVGKMPVDVDTLGVDLMSFSAHKIYGPKGVGALYVRRRNAAARLLPQIDGGGQEGGVRSGTLNVPGIVGFARALTLCLAEMPTERTRLAALRNRLFEGLSQKLEGVTLNGPALADELRLPGNLNASFAYVNGEALMMSIQHLAVSSGSACTSANPEPSHVLRALGLDEDQTRASLRFGLGRFNSSDEVEYAIDSVAESVERLRKLSSLA
- a CDS encoding SHD1 domain-containing protein, with product MCRISLLAVALLVGLSTVNGREWTDSTGQFHREAELTEYRVNEVVLKKQSGVSVVVPVERLSVADREYLGNFARETLNIDEPASGAEPAVYEDGPAESAGSNSKGRPNAAPVATLASYVEDEELAAPEDEAAAGTYAYKRIFSGCRSTFHLIHNGGTGAFWLRHHNGHCHHYLTNLKRVPPPPFALPGYVFYKVMDPPVAAHVTHIALLDQETPWCQRNPVWIQRPGSNYWHFFEWDYREVLHP
- a CDS encoding iron-sulfur cluster assembly accessory protein, encoding MAVMLSEKAAKEVKRIIEEQKLGPETVLRVGVAGGGCSGFQYSLGFDKAFDEKIDSKYEYHGVPVVVDKKSALYLDGTTVDFYDGLEKRGFTFDNPNAVKSCGCGSSFQA